The following are from one region of the Heliomicrobium undosum genome:
- the rpoC gene encoding DNA-directed RNA polymerase subunit beta' gives MLDVNNFDRMRIGLASPDLIRQWSSGEVKKPETINYRTLKPERDGLFCERIFGPTRDWECHCGKYKRVRYKGIVCDRCGVEVTRSKVRRERLGHIELAAPVSHIWYFKGIPSRMGLLLDMSPRSLEKVLYFVAYIVIEQGDTPLMKKQLLTETEYREHREKYGNRFRAGMGAEAIKELLVEMDLDQLCRELRQELKEVSGQRKVRAIRRLEVVEAFKNSGNRPDWMIMDVVPVIPPELRPMVQLDGGRFATSDLNDLYRRVINRNNRLKRLLDLGAPDIIVRNEKRMLQEAVDALIDNGRRGRPVTGPGNRPLKSLSDMLKGKQGRFRQNLLGKRVDYSGRSVIVVGPELKLHQCGLPKEMALELFKPFVMKKLVEDGHAHNIKSAKRMVERVKNEVWDVLEDVIAEHPVLLNRAPTLHRLGIQAFEPVLVEGRALQIHPLVCTAYNADFDGDQMAVHVPLSAEAQAEARNLMLSAHNILNPKDGRPVATPTQDMVIGAYYLTIEREGAKGENMIFASPDEAIAAYDAKSVNLQARIRVRPTARVQEALEYAKGEARSFDEQGRLSTTVGRLIFNSVIPPKVGYVNEVVGKKQLGNIVARCYDKLGISETAAMLDGIKKLGYTFSTRAGITVGITDVEVPEEKKRLIGEADGFVEKVEQQYRRGLITEEERYQKVIDIWNKTTDGVTQALMQTLDKFNPVYMMANSGARGNIQQIRQLAGMRGLMADPSGRIIDLPIKANFREGLTVLEYFISTHGARKGLADTALRTADSGYLTRRLVDVSQDVIVREIDCGTHEGIPVEAIVDGKQVIEKLTDRLTGRYALEEIIDPETGEKLADYNEEIQADAAERIDQLIKQGKLKQNSVYIRNVLTCRTRYGVCRRCYGRNLATGRSVEIGEAVGIIAAQSIGEPGTQLTMRTFHTGGVAGDDITQGLPRVEELFEARKPKGLAIIAEQDGIVRIVENKGRKDIEIVTDDGEQHHYAIPYNSRLKIEDGQRVQAGVELTEGSVNPHDMLRVKGIQGVQTYLLREVQRVYRLQGVDINDKHIEVMVRQMMRKVKVEEPGDTDLLPGGLIDIADFEAENFKAIEAGLEPATARPILLGITKASLATDSFLSAASFQETTRVLTEAAIKGKVDPLLGLKENVIIGKLIPAGTGMSRYRNIQLLAGDEMDDEYLEDGTV, from the coding sequence TTGCTCGATGTCAATAATTTCGACCGCATGCGCATCGGCCTGGCTTCACCGGATCTGATCCGGCAATGGTCGAGCGGGGAAGTGAAGAAACCGGAAACCATCAACTACCGGACCCTTAAGCCGGAACGGGATGGCTTGTTCTGTGAACGGATCTTTGGCCCCACCCGCGACTGGGAGTGTCACTGCGGCAAATACAAACGGGTCCGCTACAAGGGCATCGTCTGTGACCGCTGCGGCGTCGAGGTCACCCGCTCCAAGGTCCGCCGGGAACGCCTCGGCCATATCGAACTGGCGGCGCCTGTCTCCCACATCTGGTACTTCAAAGGCATCCCCAGCCGGATGGGCCTGTTGCTCGACATGTCGCCCCGTTCGCTGGAGAAAGTCCTGTACTTTGTCGCCTACATCGTCATCGAACAGGGCGACACGCCGCTGATGAAAAAGCAGCTCCTCACGGAGACGGAATACCGGGAACACAGGGAAAAATACGGCAACCGTTTCCGCGCCGGTATGGGCGCTGAGGCGATCAAAGAACTCCTCGTCGAGATGGACCTGGATCAACTTTGCCGGGAACTGCGCCAGGAATTGAAAGAGGTGTCGGGGCAGCGGAAGGTGCGCGCCATCCGCCGCCTGGAGGTCGTGGAAGCCTTCAAAAATTCCGGCAACCGTCCCGACTGGATGATCATGGACGTCGTCCCTGTCATCCCGCCGGAACTGCGCCCCATGGTGCAACTCGACGGCGGCCGCTTCGCCACCTCTGACTTGAACGATCTTTACCGGCGCGTGATCAACCGGAACAACCGCCTCAAGCGGCTGCTCGATCTGGGCGCTCCCGACATCATCGTCCGCAACGAAAAGCGGATGCTGCAAGAAGCTGTCGACGCCCTCATCGACAACGGTCGCCGCGGCCGGCCCGTCACCGGACCGGGCAACCGACCCCTCAAGTCCCTCTCTGACATGCTCAAGGGCAAACAGGGCCGCTTCCGCCAGAACCTGCTCGGGAAACGGGTCGACTACTCCGGACGTTCCGTCATCGTCGTCGGTCCCGAACTAAAGCTGCACCAGTGCGGCCTCCCCAAAGAGATGGCGCTGGAACTGTTCAAGCCCTTTGTCATGAAAAAGCTCGTCGAGGACGGCCACGCCCACAACATCAAGAGCGCCAAGCGGATGGTGGAGCGCGTCAAAAACGAAGTCTGGGATGTCCTGGAGGACGTCATCGCCGAACACCCCGTCCTGCTCAACCGGGCGCCGACCCTGCACCGCCTCGGCATTCAGGCCTTTGAACCGGTTCTCGTCGAAGGCCGGGCGTTGCAGATCCACCCGCTCGTCTGCACGGCTTACAACGCTGACTTCGACGGCGACCAGATGGCCGTCCACGTGCCCCTCTCCGCTGAAGCCCAGGCGGAGGCGCGCAACCTGATGCTGTCGGCCCATAACATCCTTAACCCGAAGGATGGTCGGCCCGTCGCCACGCCGACCCAAGACATGGTCATCGGCGCTTATTACCTGACCATTGAGCGCGAAGGCGCCAAAGGCGAGAACATGATCTTCGCCAGCCCCGATGAGGCCATTGCCGCCTATGACGCCAAGAGCGTCAACCTGCAGGCTCGGATTCGCGTCCGGCCCACAGCGCGTGTGCAAGAAGCCCTCGAATACGCCAAAGGTGAAGCCCGCTCCTTTGATGAGCAGGGACGCCTCTCGACCACGGTGGGACGGCTGATTTTCAACAGCGTCATCCCGCCCAAGGTCGGCTACGTCAACGAGGTCGTCGGCAAGAAGCAGTTGGGGAACATCGTCGCCCGCTGCTATGACAAGTTAGGGATCAGCGAAACAGCCGCCATGCTTGACGGCATTAAAAAACTGGGTTACACCTTCTCCACCCGCGCTGGCATCACCGTCGGGATCACCGACGTGGAAGTTCCTGAAGAGAAGAAACGCCTTATCGGCGAGGCCGACGGCTTCGTAGAAAAGGTTGAACAACAGTACCGCCGCGGTTTGATCACCGAAGAGGAACGTTACCAGAAGGTTATCGACATCTGGAACAAGACAACGGACGGCGTCACCCAAGCCTTGATGCAGACGTTGGACAAATTCAACCCCGTCTACATGATGGCCAACTCGGGCGCCCGCGGTAACATTCAGCAGATCCGTCAGCTCGCCGGGATGCGCGGCTTGATGGCCGACCCGTCGGGCCGCATTATCGACCTGCCGATCAAAGCCAACTTCCGCGAAGGCCTCACCGTTTTGGAATACTTCATCTCCACCCACGGCGCCCGCAAAGGCCTTGCCGATACGGCGCTGCGGACAGCCGACTCCGGTTACCTGACCCGTCGTCTCGTCGACGTATCCCAGGATGTCATCGTGCGGGAGATCGACTGCGGCACCCACGAAGGCATCCCCGTTGAAGCGATTGTCGACGGCAAGCAGGTTATCGAAAAGCTGACCGATCGCCTCACCGGCCGCTACGCCCTGGAAGAGATCATCGATCCCGAAACGGGTGAAAAGCTTGCCGATTACAACGAAGAGATCCAGGCGGATGCCGCCGAAAGGATCGATCAGTTGATCAAACAGGGCAAGCTCAAACAGAATTCCGTCTATATCCGCAACGTATTGACCTGTCGCACCCGCTACGGTGTTTGCCGCCGCTGCTACGGCCGCAACCTGGCCACCGGCCGATCCGTCGAGATTGGCGAAGCTGTCGGCATCATCGCCGCGCAGTCCATCGGCGAACCGGGGACGCAGTTGACGATGCGGACCTTCCACACCGGCGGTGTCGCCGGCGATGACATCACCCAAGGTCTGCCGCGGGTTGAGGAACTTTTCGAAGCTCGCAAACCGAAGGGCCTGGCGATCATCGCCGAACAGGACGGTATCGTCCGGATCGTCGAGAACAAAGGCCGCAAGGATATCGAGATCGTCACCGACGACGGCGAGCAGCATCACTACGCCATTCCCTATAACTCCCGTCTGAAAATCGAAGACGGCCAGCGGGTGCAAGCCGGCGTCGAACTGACGGAAGGCTCCGTCAACCCCCATGACATGCTGCGCGTCAAGGGAATCCAGGGCGTCCAGACCTACCTGCTGCGGGAGGTCCAGCGCGTCTACCGCCTCCAGGGCGTCGACATCAACGACAAGCACATCGAGGTCATGGTCCGGCAGATGATGCGCAAGGTGAAGGTCGAGGAGCCAGGCGATACGGACCTGCTTCCCGGTGGTCTCATCGACATCGCTGACTTCGAGGCCGAGAACTTCAAAGCCATCGAAGCCGGCCTGGAACCGGCCACCGCGCGTCCGATCCTGCTGGGCATCACCAAGGCCTCACTGGCCACCGACTCCTTCCTCTCCGCCGCCTCCTTCCAGGAGACGACGCGGGTGCTCACTGAAGCCGCCATCAAAGGCAAAGTGGACCCGCTGCTCGGTCTGAAAGAAAACGTCATCATCGGCAAATTGATCCCGGCCGGCACAGGCATGTCGCGCTACCGCAACATCCAACTGCTCGCGGGCGACGAAATGGACGATGAGTACCTGGAAGACGGAACGGTCTAA
- the rpoB gene encoding DNA-directed RNA polymerase subunit beta — translation MVYPVQCGPRERWTFARIQEVMDMPNLIEIQQNSYRWFLEEGLREMFRDISPIQDFTGNLILEFIDYALGDPKYSVEECKERDVTFAAPLRVKVRLINKETGEVKEQEVFMGDFPLMTDKGTFIINGAERVIVSQLVRSPGVYYNEAIDPPSGKKLFGATIIPNRGAWLEFETDINDNVFVRIDRTRKLPATVLIRALGYSNNAQVHELFDGDERIRITLERDNTENTEEALVEIYKRLRPGEPPTVDSARSLLETLFFDPKRYDLAKVGRYKINKRLGVSVEREIRHLTRDDIIAAVRELLKLMQGEGRADDIDHLGNRRLRSVGELLQNQFRIGLSRMERVVRERMTIQDVEVITPQVLINIRPVVAAIKEFFGSSQLSQFMDQTNPLAELTHKRRLSALGPGGLSRERAGFEVRDVHHSHYGRMCPIETPEGPNIGLIGSLSTFARINEFGFIETPYRKVDKERGVVTDQIDYLTADEEDKYIVAQANAPLDEEGRFKEKRVNARHGHDILVVPVEKVDYMDVSPKQVVSIATALIPFLEHDDANRALMGANMQRQAVPLLRTDAPYVGTGMEFKAAYDSGVCAIARKAGYVERVTGDEIFIRCDDGTTEHHKLLKFLRSNQGTCINQKPICYKGQRVEAGQTIADGPSTDQGELALGRNVLVAFMTWEGYNYEDAILVNEKLVKEDYFTSIHIEEYECDSRDTKLGPEEITRDIPNVGDEVLKDLDDRGIIRVGAEVRPGDILVGKVTPKGETELTAEERLLRAIFGEKAREVRDTSLRVPHGEAGKIVDVKVFSRENGDELAPGVNQLVRVYIAQKRKISEGDKMAGRHGNKGVISRIMPEADMPYLADGTPVEIVLNPLGVPSRMNIGQILETHLGWASKHMDRGFLAEGTPSGEKGIRVATPVFDGATEDDIFEFLTKAGLPKSNEVALTDTRTEGLRETMAAVPLGKSILYDGRTGEPFDNPITVGYMYMLKLAHLVDDKIHARSTGPYSLVTQQPLGGKAQFGGQRFGEMEVWALEAYGAAYTLQEILTVKSDDVVGRVKTYEAIVKGENIPEPGVPESFKVLIKELQSLGLDVKILSEDEREIEIKEVEEDVAETAKELGIDIQGEDKPETAGEPASPDEMDDEEEIDFAAGFLQDALEELEED, via the coding sequence ATGGTATATCCTGTGCAATGTGGGCCTCGCGAGCGATGGACATTTGCCCGCATCCAGGAAGTCATGGACATGCCCAATCTGATAGAAATCCAGCAGAACTCTTATCGCTGGTTTCTCGAAGAGGGTTTGCGCGAGATGTTCCGCGATATCTCGCCCATCCAGGACTTCACGGGGAACCTGATCCTGGAGTTCATCGACTATGCCCTGGGCGACCCCAAATACAGCGTGGAAGAATGCAAGGAACGCGATGTCACCTTTGCGGCCCCTTTGCGCGTCAAAGTCCGCCTGATCAACAAAGAGACGGGCGAGGTCAAAGAGCAGGAAGTCTTCATGGGCGACTTCCCGTTGATGACGGACAAAGGCACCTTCATCATCAACGGCGCTGAACGGGTCATCGTCAGCCAGCTCGTTCGTTCACCTGGTGTCTATTACAATGAAGCCATCGACCCACCAAGCGGCAAAAAGCTCTTCGGCGCCACCATCATCCCCAACCGCGGCGCCTGGCTGGAATTTGAAACCGACATCAACGACAACGTCTTCGTGCGCATCGACCGCACCCGCAAGCTGCCGGCGACCGTGCTCATCCGGGCCTTGGGTTATTCCAACAACGCCCAGGTGCACGAACTCTTCGACGGCGACGAGCGGATCCGGATCACCCTGGAACGGGATAACACGGAAAACACGGAAGAAGCGCTCGTTGAGATCTATAAACGCCTCCGTCCCGGCGAGCCTCCGACAGTGGACAGCGCGAGGAGCCTGCTGGAGACCCTCTTTTTCGATCCCAAGCGTTACGACCTGGCCAAAGTCGGCCGTTATAAGATCAATAAACGCCTCGGTGTCAGCGTGGAACGGGAGATCCGCCACCTGACTCGGGATGACATCATCGCCGCCGTCCGGGAACTGCTCAAGCTGATGCAGGGCGAGGGACGGGCCGACGATATCGACCACTTGGGCAACCGCCGCCTCCGCTCTGTCGGCGAACTGTTGCAGAACCAGTTCCGCATCGGCCTCTCGCGGATGGAACGGGTGGTTCGCGAGCGGATGACCATCCAGGACGTGGAGGTCATCACGCCGCAGGTGCTGATCAACATCCGTCCTGTCGTGGCCGCCATCAAGGAGTTCTTCGGCTCCTCCCAGCTCTCCCAGTTCATGGACCAGACGAACCCGCTGGCCGAACTGACCCACAAGCGCCGCCTCTCCGCCCTCGGTCCCGGCGGTCTTTCGCGGGAACGGGCCGGCTTCGAAGTGCGCGACGTTCACCACTCCCACTATGGACGCATGTGCCCCATCGAGACGCCGGAAGGTCCCAACATCGGCCTGATCGGCTCATTGTCCACCTTTGCGCGGATCAACGAGTTTGGCTTTATTGAGACGCCCTACCGCAAGGTCGACAAGGAGCGCGGCGTCGTCACCGACCAGATCGACTACCTGACCGCCGATGAGGAAGACAAGTATATCGTGGCCCAGGCCAACGCCCCTCTCGATGAAGAAGGGCGTTTCAAGGAAAAACGGGTCAACGCCCGTCACGGCCACGACATCCTCGTCGTCCCCGTCGAAAAAGTCGACTACATGGACGTTTCACCCAAACAGGTCGTCTCCATCGCCACCGCCTTGATCCCCTTCCTGGAGCATGACGACGCCAACCGCGCCTTGATGGGCGCCAACATGCAACGCCAGGCCGTGCCCCTCTTGCGCACCGACGCCCCCTATGTGGGCACAGGGATGGAATTCAAGGCTGCCTACGACTCGGGTGTCTGCGCCATCGCCCGCAAAGCCGGCTACGTGGAGCGGGTCACTGGCGACGAGATCTTCATCCGCTGTGACGACGGCACAACCGAGCATCACAAGCTGCTCAAGTTCCTCCGTTCCAACCAGGGCACCTGCATCAACCAAAAACCGATTTGCTATAAAGGGCAGCGCGTCGAGGCCGGCCAGACCATCGCCGACGGCCCCTCGACCGATCAGGGCGAATTGGCCCTGGGGCGCAACGTCCTCGTCGCCTTCATGACCTGGGAAGGCTACAACTACGAAGACGCCATCTTGGTCAACGAAAAACTGGTCAAAGAGGACTACTTCACCTCCATTCATATTGAAGAATATGAATGCGACTCTCGCGACACCAAGCTGGGACCAGAAGAGATCACCCGCGACATCCCCAACGTGGGCGATGAGGTCTTAAAAGACCTGGACGATCGCGGCATCATCCGCGTCGGCGCCGAGGTCCGCCCCGGCGACATCCTCGTCGGCAAGGTTACCCCCAAAGGCGAGACGGAATTGACGGCGGAAGAGCGCCTGCTGCGGGCCATCTTCGGCGAAAAGGCGCGGGAAGTGCGCGACACCTCCTTGCGCGTCCCCCACGGGGAAGCCGGCAAGATCGTCGACGTCAAGGTGTTCTCGCGGGAAAACGGCGACGAACTTGCGCCTGGCGTCAACCAACTGGTGCGCGTCTATATCGCTCAGAAGCGGAAAATCTCCGAGGGCGACAAGATGGCCGGCCGCCACGGTAACAAGGGCGTCATCTCCCGGATCATGCCGGAAGCCGACATGCCCTACCTGGCCGACGGCACGCCCGTCGAAATCGTACTCAATCCCCTGGGTGTTCCCTCGCGGATGAACATCGGTCAGATCCTGGAGACCCACCTCGGTTGGGCTTCCAAGCATATGGACCGCGGTTTCCTCGCCGAAGGGACGCCGAGCGGAGAAAAAGGGATCCGCGTGGCCACGCCGGTCTTTGACGGCGCCACAGAAGATGATATCTTTGAATTCCTCACCAAGGCAGGGTTGCCCAAATCGAACGAAGTGGCCTTGACGGACACCCGGACCGAGGGCCTGCGCGAGACCATGGCCGCTGTTCCCCTTGGCAAATCAATCCTCTATGACGGCCGGACTGGCGAACCCTTCGACAATCCGATCACCGTCGGCTATATGTACATGTTGAAACTGGCCCACCTTGTTGACGACAAGATCCACGCTCGTTCGACCGGTCCCTACTCGCTCGTCACGCAGCAGCCCTTGGGCGGCAAGGCCCAGTTCGGCGGCCAGCGTTTCGGCGAGATGGAGGTTTGGGCGCTCGAGGCCTACGGGGCCGCCTACACCCTGCAGGAGATCCTCACCGTCAAATCGGACGACGTGGTCGGTCGTGTGAAAACATACGAAGCGATCGTCAAGGGCGAGAACATCCCCGAACCGGGCGTGCCCGAATCCTTCAAGGTATTGATCAAAGAACTGCAGAGCCTGGGCTTGGATGTCAAAATCCTCTCGGAAGACGAACGGGAAATCGAGATCAAGGAAGTCGAGGAAGACGTGGCCGAGACGGCCAAGGAACTCGGCATCGACATCCAAGGCGAAGATAAGCCGGAAACGGCCGGTGAGCCCGCATCGCCCGATGAAATGGATGATGAAGAGGAGATCGATTTTGCCGCCGGCTTCCTGCAGGATGCCTTGGAAGAACTGGAAGAAGACTGA
- the rpsG gene encoding 30S ribosomal protein S7, with translation MPRRGSVARREVLPDPIYNSKVVTKLANQIMLDGKKSTAEAILYGALDVIKEKTNKNPMEVLEAALKNVMPLLEVKARRVGGANYQVPIEVRPERRQTLGLRWLIKYSRERSGKTMIDKLAGEIMDAANSTGGAVKKKEDTHKMAEANKAFAHYRW, from the coding sequence ATGCCGCGTAGAGGATCTGTCGCCCGGCGTGAAGTGCTCCCCGATCCCATTTACAACTCCAAGGTTGTCACGAAACTGGCAAACCAGATCATGTTGGACGGGAAAAAAAGCACTGCCGAGGCCATTTTGTACGGCGCCCTTGATGTGATCAAGGAAAAGACCAACAAGAACCCCATGGAAGTCCTGGAAGCCGCGTTGAAAAACGTGATGCCTCTCCTGGAAGTCAAAGCTCGCCGTGTCGGCGGCGCCAACTACCAGGTGCCGATCGAGGTTCGTCCCGAACGCCGCCAGACTCTGGGCCTGCGTTGGCTCATCAAGTACTCTCGTGAGCGTTCCGGCAAAACCATGATTGACAAGCTGGCTGGAGAGATCATGGATGCCGCCAACAGCACCGGCGGCGCCGTGAAGAAAAAAGAAGACACCCACAAGATGGCCGAAGCCAACAAGGCCTTCGCCCATTATCGCTGGTAA
- the rplJ gene encoding 50S ribosomal protein L10: MANKEQKAAQLAEIRETMGKAKSCVLADFRGMTVKEATKLRNEFRKAGVEFKVCKNTLTRIVANELGIQGLDPYLEGPTAIAFGIEDPVAPAKVLTEFAKTTKNKNFAIKAGVVEGKVITVDGVKALADLPSREVLLAQVLAGIQGPLVGLVNVLQGPIRKLGYALEDLRKQKESA, from the coding sequence ATGGCCAATAAAGAACAAAAAGCTGCACAACTCGCTGAAATCAGAGAAACCATGGGCAAAGCCAAGTCCTGCGTGCTCGCCGACTTCCGGGGAATGACCGTCAAGGAAGCCACCAAACTGCGGAACGAGTTCCGCAAGGCCGGCGTGGAGTTCAAGGTCTGCAAAAACACCCTGACCCGCATCGTCGCCAACGAGCTCGGTATCCAAGGTCTGGACCCCTACCTGGAAGGCCCGACAGCGATCGCTTTCGGTATTGAGGACCCCGTCGCTCCCGCCAAGGTGCTGACGGAATTCGCCAAGACGACCAAGAACAAAAACTTCGCCATCAAAGCCGGCGTTGTCGAAGGCAAGGTCATCACTGTTGACGGCGTCAAGGCCCTGGCCGATCTGCCGTCGCGCGAAGTCCTGCTGGCCCAGGTCCTCGCCGGCATCCAAGGTCCCCTCGTCGGCCTGGTCAATGTCCTGCAAGGTCCCATCCGCAAACTGGGCTACGCCCTGGAAGACCTGCGCAAACAAAAGGAAAGCGCATAA
- the rplA gene encoding 50S ribosomal protein L1, with protein sequence MPKHGKKYLEQAKLVDRDQVLEAQEAMDMVKKMATAKFDETVEAAFRLGVDPRHADQMIRGAVVLPHGTGKSRKVAVFAKGDKAKEAEAAGADAVGAEDLVEKIQGGWLDFDVAVATPDVMGLVGKLGRLLGPKGLMPNPKTGTVTFDVTRAIQEIKAGKIEYRVDKTGIIHAPIGKASFDAQKLLENYQTLLDTLIKAKPAAAKGQYIKSITLSSTMSPGVRINPLKPHAVQVQQ encoded by the coding sequence ATGCCGAAACACGGGAAAAAGTATCTGGAACAGGCCAAACTGGTTGACCGGGATCAAGTCCTGGAAGCCCAAGAGGCCATGGATATGGTCAAGAAGATGGCAACCGCCAAGTTCGATGAGACGGTGGAAGCCGCCTTCCGGCTCGGCGTCGATCCGCGCCATGCCGACCAGATGATCCGGGGCGCTGTCGTTCTGCCCCATGGCACCGGCAAATCCCGGAAAGTGGCCGTCTTCGCCAAGGGCGACAAGGCCAAGGAAGCCGAAGCTGCCGGCGCTGATGCCGTTGGCGCCGAGGATCTCGTTGAAAAGATCCAGGGCGGCTGGCTGGACTTTGACGTGGCTGTCGCCACGCCCGACGTGATGGGTCTCGTCGGTAAACTGGGCCGTTTGCTCGGTCCCAAGGGCTTGATGCCCAACCCCAAGACCGGCACCGTCACCTTTGACGTGACCCGGGCGATCCAAGAGATCAAAGCTGGTAAGATCGAATACCGCGTTGACAAGACGGGGATCATCCATGCCCCCATCGGCAAGGCTTCTTTCGATGCCCAGAAACTGCTGGAGAACTATCAGACCCTGCTGGACACCCTGATCAAGGCGAAACCGGCGGCGGCGAAAGGCCAGTACATCAAGAGCATCACCTTGTCGTCCACGATGAGCCCTGGCGTTCGCATCAACCCGCTGAAGCCTCATGCCGTTCAGGTCCAACAGTAA
- the rplL gene encoding 50S ribosomal protein L7/L12 has protein sequence MSKINEIIEAVKGLTVLELAELVKAFEEEFGVSAAAPVAMAAMPVAAAAAAPVEEQTEFDVILKAAGDKKVNVIKVVREITGLGLKEAKDLVDGAPKAVKEKIAKEEAEAIKKKLEEAGASAEVK, from the coding sequence ATGAGCAAGATCAATGAAATCATCGAAGCGGTCAAAGGCCTGACCGTTCTCGAACTGGCCGAACTGGTCAAAGCCTTCGAAGAAGAATTCGGCGTCAGCGCTGCCGCTCCCGTCGCCATGGCCGCCATGCCCGTGGCCGCCGCCGCTGCTGCTCCTGTCGAAGAGCAAACCGAATTTGACGTCATCCTGAAAGCCGCTGGCGACAAGAAAGTCAACGTCATCAAAGTCGTCCGCGAAATCACCGGCCTGGGCCTCAAAGAAGCAAAAGACCTCGTTGACGGCGCTCCCAAAGCCGTTAAAGAGAAAATCGCCAAAGAAGAAGCCGAAGCCATCAAGAAGAAGCTTGAAGAAGCCGGCGCTTCTGCCGAAGTTAAGTAA
- a CDS encoding L7Ae/L30e/S12e/Gadd45 family ribosomal protein, with product MPLERLKQARQKTVGTKQTLKAVEKGQVKLVYIAGDADPHLVNPLMKLCEEKAIPVVNVDSMEALGLACNIKVGSASAAIVAE from the coding sequence ATGCCTTTAGAGCGCTTGAAACAGGCCCGCCAGAAGACGGTTGGCACCAAGCAGACCCTGAAGGCGGTGGAGAAGGGGCAGGTCAAACTGGTCTATATCGCCGGAGACGCCGACCCCCATCTGGTGAATCCTTTAATGAAGCTGTGTGAAGAAAAGGCGATTCCCGTTGTCAACGTGGATTCGATGGAGGCGCTAGGCCTGGCTTGCAACATCAAGGTTGGCTCGGCGTCAGCGGCCATTGTGGCTGAGTAG
- the rpsL gene encoding 30S ribosomal protein S12, which yields MPTISQLIRKGREVLTEKSTAPALKECPQKRGVCTRVYTTTPKKPNSALRKVARVRLTNGVEVTAYIPGIGHNLQEHSVVLVRGGRVKDLPGVRYHIVRGALDTAGTQNRNQGRSKYGTKRPKKGAATAAKGPVKGKR from the coding sequence ATGCCAACGATTAGCCAGTTGATCCGCAAAGGCCGCGAAGTTCTCACGGAGAAATCGACCGCTCCGGCATTGAAAGAGTGTCCGCAAAAGCGTGGGGTTTGCACCCGCGTCTATACGACGACTCCCAAGAAGCCGAACTCGGCTCTGCGCAAAGTGGCCCGGGTACGTTTGACCAACGGGGTGGAAGTGACCGCCTACATTCCCGGCATCGGGCACAACCTTCAAGAGCACTCCGTCGTTCTGGTTCGCGGAGGCCGGGTGAAAGACCTCCCCGGTGTGCGCTACCACATCGTTCGTGGCGCTCTGGATACCGCCGGTACCCAGAACCGCAACCAGGGCCGTTCGAAATATGGAACGAAGCGCCCCAAAAAAGGCGCCGCTACGGCTGCCAAAGGACCTGTCAAAGGCAAGAGGTAA